Proteins from a single region of Macrobrachium nipponense isolate FS-2020 chromosome 11, ASM1510439v2, whole genome shotgun sequence:
- the LOC135211344 gene encoding uncharacterized protein LOC135211344 encodes MKLKTMIVILCAVALVSADGGGGGGKGGGGGGHGGGGGGYGGGGGSGGYGGKGGGGGGHGGGGGAGYGGGGGSGGYGGKGGGGGGHGGGGGGGYSGGGGGSGGYGGKGGGGSGGYGGSDGGGGGYGGSGGGGGGFGGGYGGSSGSGGYGGSGGGGYGGSGGGGYGGSGGGGGGYGGSGGGGGGFGGGSGGYGR; translated from the exons ATGAAGCTGAAAACG ATGATTGTGATCCTCTGTGCAGTGGCACTAGTCTCTGCTgatggtggaggtggaggaggaaaaggaggaggaggtggaggacatggaggaggaggaggaggatacggTGGGGGTGGAGGAAGTGGAGGTTACGGCGGTAAAGGAGGCGGCGGTGGAggacatggaggaggaggaggagcaggataCGGTGGGGGTGGAGGAAGTGGAGGTTACGGTGGTAAAGGAGGCGGCGGTGGAGGgcatggaggaggaggtggaggaggctacagtggtggtggtggaggaagtGGAGGCTATGGTGGAAAAGGAGGTGGAGGCAGCGGAGGTTATGGTGGAAGCGATGGTGGTGGAGGAGGTTACGGCGGAAGTGGAGGTGGcggtggaggatttggaggaggaTATGGAGGCAGTAGCGGTAGTGGAGGCTACGGTGGGAGCGGAGGCGGAGGCTACGGAGGAAGTGGAGGCGGAGGTTACGGAGGAAGCGGAGGCGGTGGTGGAGGATACGGTggcagcggaggaggaggaggaggatttggagGCGGTAGTGGAG GGTATGGTCGCTGA
- the LOC135209159 gene encoding uncharacterized protein LOC135209159, with the protein MKLRVVVLLLAAMAFASAAPGGGYGSSGGGGGGGYGGSGGGGGGFGGGGYGGSGGGGYGGSGGGGGGFGGGSYGGSGGYGGSGGGGGGFGGGSYGGSGGYGGSGGGGGSYGGSSGYGGSGGGGGGFGGGSYGGSGGYGGSGGGGGGFGGGGYGSSGGYGR; encoded by the exons ATGAAACTGAGAGTC GTGGTTTTGCTGTTAGCTGCAATGGCATTTGCGTCCGCTGCTCCTGGGGGAGGCTATGGCAGCAGTGGAGGAGGTGGGGGTGGAGGATATGgcggaagtggaggaggaggaggcggattCGGAGGTGGAGGATACGGAGGAAGTGGAGGTGGAGGATATGGTGGAAGTGGCGGAGGTGGAGGCGGTTTTGGAGGTGGAAGTTACGGAGGTAGCGGAGGATAcggaggaagtggaggaggtggtggaggcTTTGGAGGTGGAAGCTATGGTGGCAGTGGAGGATACgggggaagtggaggaggaggtggaagttaTGGAGGAAGCAGCGGATATGGAGGAAGtggaggcggaggcggaggctTTGGAGGTGGGAGTTACGGAGGGAGTGGAGGCTACGGTGGAAGTGGCGGAGGTGGCGGCGGCTTTGGAGGTGGTGGATACGGGAGCAGTGGAG